GCTGCATTATTTGATGTTGGATTACTTTCATCTTGCTCACAAACAATTGTCGAATTTACTTTATTCGCCACTCCTCCTACCTCATCAATATTCAGAACAGCTTTAATGTATAAATTCTGAGGAACTGCAATTTGATTGACATATGTCTGACTTCCTATTAAACCGCGTTCTTCTCCTGTAAAATGAATAAACTTGATCGAATAATCAGTATCGATATCTTTGATTAATCGAGCAATTTCCAATAAAGTTACAGTACCCGAGCCGTTATCATTTGCTCCAGGTCCATTTAAAGTATCGTAATGTCCATCAATAATAATGAATTCGTCAGGGTATTTTTTACCCATTTTTGTTACAATAAGATTATACCCAACATTTCCAAAAACATTTACCGATTGCTGCTCAATCTGAGTATATCCATATTTTGCATAATAAGACTTTAACCAACTGAAAGTGTAATCATGCGCCGAAGATCCTACGGTTTTAATCCCAAAATCTTGAAATTTTTGTAATTTTTGTTGAACAGAATCATATTTCACTTGATCTACGATTGATTGGTAATAAGTGTTAACTTCTTGTGCATTTAACGTTATAGAAGCTAAAAGAACAAAATAAGGTAAAAATATATACTTCATGAACTATGATTTTAAACAATTTAAAACGTAAAATTCTAAAATTTATTCAAAATAGTTTTTAAATCATCTAAGCTTTCTGTTGCTTTTTTCTTGATATGAATAATTGAAGAATCGGTATAAGAATCTGAAGGATCAAGATAAATAATTGGAACATTTGGTTTTGCATAATCTTTGAGCGAAGCAGCGGGATATACTTGCATCGATGTTCCAATAATCATCAAAATATCTGCTGTCAAAACCTCATCAATTGCATTTTCTATTTCAGGAACCATTTCTCCAAACCACACAATATGCGGACGAAGCTGATTTCCGTCTTCTGCTAAATCGCCAAGTTTGATTTCGTTATTCCAATCAACAATCAACTTTTCGTTTTTTTCGCTACGTGCTTTTCTTAACTCACCATGTAAATGAATCACTTTAGAAGAACCAGCTCTCTCATGCAAATCGTCTACATTCTGAGTGATAATCGAAACATCAAAATCCTGTTCTAACTCTTTTAGAAAAAAATGCGCTGCATTTGGTTCAACTTCGAACAATTGTTTGCGACGTTGATTGTAAAAATCTTGAACCAATTTCGGATTTCTAAGGTAACCATCAATAGAAGCAACCTCCATAATATCGTGATTTTCCCACAATCCGTTTGCATCTCTAAAAGTAGATAATCCACTTTCGGCACTAATTCCTGCTCCCGTTAAAACCACCAATTTCTTTTTCATTGTATTGTTTTATAACGTAAATATAACGTTATAAAACAAGAAAACTCCACTTTTACAAATGGAGTTTTTTAGGTTATTTCATCTTTCTTAATTCATCTATTTTCACCAAACACATCACACAAAATGTAACAAACATGGTTAGCGTAAGAATAATAGCGTTAGTTAACATAAGCTTTGGTTTTATGGATTAATATTTTTATTAAAGTTACTATGAAACATTCTTCTGAAATAATTTTTTAGATATAAAAACACACTTAACTTATTTATTTTTAATGAATAAACATTATTATTTAACCAAAAAAAACCTCAATTGGAACACAACTGAGGCCTTTCTCTACTAAAACTTAAGTACCATGAAAACTCAACTAACTTATATAAAGACTAGTACTTGACTTATATTCATCAAACGATATACCAAATTAATATTCAAGCTATTAAATATAAAAAAAGCAGTCAAAATTGACTGCTTTAGATAATTTAACTTTAAAATAGTATTAGAACGTGTATTTATTTTCTTTGATTAAAAGATCTGCGATTTCAGTTTTTAAGTTCACTATGTTTGGATATTCGTTGTAACGCGTAAACCTTCTTAAACCTGATAACATCATACGTTGCTCATCTCCTTCTGTGAAAGAAATAATTCCGCGAGTTGCTTCTGATTTGATAATCTCAACAGATTTGAATAACTGTAATTGAACTAATTTTTCTGCATTTTTCGCAGCGTCAGCACCTTTTGTATTTGCAATTTTTTCTGCACGTAACATCGCAGATTCTACCATATAAATTTCTTGCATGATACGCGAAGCAGCAATAATCAATTGTTGGTGTTGTTCTAATTCAGCTCCAAATTTTTGTAAAGCAGAACCTGCAACCATAAAGAAAGCTTTCTTAAGATTAGAAATAATTTCTTTTTCTTGTGCAAATAATTCTGAATAATCTGGAACATCAAACGATGGAATAGACATTAATTCGTTCGCCACATTCATTGCTGGAGACATTAAATCTAATTTTCCTTTGAATGCACGTTTCACCAACATCGAAATACATAATAAGGTATTGATTTCGTTTGTTCCTTCGTAAATTCTTGAGATACGCGCATCTCTCCAAGCTGCTTCCATTGGCATTTCTTTCGAATACCCCATTCCTCCGTAAATCTGAATTCCTTGATCGGCAGAAACTTGAGCTGCATCAGAAATCCAAACTTTCAAAATAGAAGCTTCAATTGCATATTCTTCGATACCTTTTAGCTCGGCTTCGTTATGTGGCATTCCTTTCGCAATATTATCTTCGATTGCATCTTCTACATCTTTTGCCGCGCGATAAGCACCCGCTTCTGAAGTAAACGCAGAAACAGCCATATCAGCTAATTTTTCTTTGATTGCTCCAAATGTATTGATTGATGTATTGAACTGTTTACGTTCTGCTGCATATTGTAAAGAATAATCTAAAATACGACGTTGAGCATCTAAACATGCCGCTCCTAATTTGATACGACCAACATTCAATGCATTCATTGCGATTTTAAATCCTCCGTTTCTTTCTCCTAAAAGATTTTCAACTGGAACACGAACTTCATTAAAGAAAACTTGACGAGTTGATGAAGATACAATTCCTAATTTATCTTCTTCTTCTCCTAAAGAAAAACCAGCACCCGCTTTATCTTTTTCTACGATGAAAGCAGTGATGTTTTTATCCTCATCGATACGTGCAAAAACAATGAATAAATCTGCAAAACCAGCATTTGTAATCCACATTTTTTGACCTGTGATGATGTATTCTTTTCCATCTTCAGAAAGAACAGCTTTTGTTTTTCCCGAATTTGCATCAGAACCTGCTTCTGGCTCAGTTAAACAATATGAAGCAAACCATTCTCCTGTTGCTAATTTTGGTAAATATTTTTGTTTTTGCTCTTCTGTTCCGTATAAAGTGATTGGCATTGTACCAATTCCGGTATGTGCACCGAAAGCTGTTGCTAAAGACCCTGTCGCTCCAGAAATGTAATCGCAAACTAACATTGTTGTAACGAATCCCATTCCCATTCCGCCATATTCTTCTGGAACAGAAATTCCTAATAATCCTAATTCACCAATTTTACGCATTAATTCTTCAATTAACGCATAATCTTTTTTCTCGATTTTGTGTTTATTCGGAACTACTTCTTTATCGATAAATTCTTTTGCTGATTGCAAAATCATTTGTTGTTCTTCTGATAAATCTTCGTAAGTGAAGATGTCGTTAAAAGAGGCATCTTTAATTAAGTATTGACCTCCTATTAATCTATTTGGATTTGTAGACATATTTTTTTGTTGTTTTAGATATTAGATTTTAGAAATGAGAAGTTAGATAAATCAGAAATCTATAATCTAACCTCTCAATTCTGTGTTTTATTTTAGGTATTCGAAAATTGAAGCTGCCCCTTGACCTGTTCCAACACACATGGTAACCATTCCATATTTGGCTTTACGCGCTTCCATTTCATGTAACAATTGAACGGTTAATTTTGTTCCAGAACATCCCAATGGATGCCCTAAAGCAATTGCACCTCCATTTACATTAACAATATCAGGATTCAGATTCAACTCGCGCATTATCGCAACAGATTGCGAAGCGAACGCTTCATTCAATTCAATTAATTGGATATCTTCTTGTTTAAGACCTGCTTGTTCCAACGCTTTCGGAATAGCGAACATTGGTCCCATTCCCATAATACGTGGTGCTAAGCCAACCGTAGAATACGCCATTAAACGAGCAACTGGCTCAAGACCTAATTCTTTTACCATATCTTCTGACATTACCATTACGAAAGCAGCTCCGTCTGACATTTGCGAAGAGTTACCAGCAGTAACCGATCCTCCTTGTGCAAATACAGGGCGTAACTTTGCTAAACCTTCAATAGACGTATCAGCGCGAGGACCTTCGTCCACTTTGAAATCTATTTTCTTGGTTTGAACTTTTTCTTTATCATCTAAGAAGTTGTATTCAACTCCTATTGGAACGATTTGAGAAGTAAATTTTCCTTCGGCATTTGCTTTTAACGCTTTTTGATGCGAATTGAATGCAAACAAATCTTGGTCTTCGCGAGAAACTTTAAATTCCTTCGCAACTTCTTCAGCCGTTAATCCCATTCCCCAATAATAATCTGGATGATCTTTTGCTAAAGCTGTTTCTGGAATTGGTTTGTAACCTCCCATCGGAATATACGACATCGATTCTGCACCACCTGCGATGATACATTCTGCCATTCCTGTTCTAATTTTAGCAGCTGCTAATGCAATTGCTTCCGAACCTGATGCACAATAACGATTTACTGTAACACCTGGAACTTTATCTGTATCTAATCCCATTAACGAGATAAGACGTGCCATATTCAATCCTTGTTCTGCCTCGGGCATCGCACAGCCTACGATCAAATCATCGATACGTGCTGGATCTAAAGTTGGATAATCTTGCATTAAACGCTTAATTACTGTAGCAGCCATTTCATCTGGACGCGTAAAACGTAATGTTCCTTTTGGTGCTTTTCCTACAGCTGTTCTATATCCTGTAACTATATATGCTTGTTTCATTTTATTAAAAGTATTATGTATTGTTGTATTATGTATTAAGTGACTTTTTTAACTTAGCTATCATATTTTGTATATGATTCAATTCTTTCAAACATTCATCATTTTCAATATAATTAAGTTTTAATGCAATAATTAATTGAGTTTCTAATTCAAAACTCGAAGCTAAAGCAATAGATAAAAATTGATTAAATTCTTTTTTACTATTTCTACCAGCTCCTTCTGCTATATTCGAAGGAATTGATATTAAACTTCTTTTTATTTGTGATGTCAAACTATATATTTCTTCCTTAGGAAAAGATTTCAAAATTGAATAAACATAAATTGTATAATCAATTGATTTTTGCCAAACAAGTAAATCTTTATAGTTATTCATCTTAATACTTTTTACATTTTACTTAATACAAAAATCAAAATACTAGTTTCTTAAAGGTTTACCTGTTTTCAACATATGTTGGATACGCTCTAACGTTTTTCTTTCGCCACAAAGTGATAAGAAAGTTTCGCGTTCTAAGTCTAACAAGTACTGTTCTGAAACATAAGTCGATTCAGATAAGTTACCACCTGTCATTACATATCCTAATTTATTTGCAATCAAACGATCGTGATCTGAAGCAAAACGTCCAGCAACCATAGAATCTGTTCCGACATAGAACATTCCCATCGCTTCTTTTCCTAACACTTCTACTTTACGTTGAATTGGTTGTGTGTAACCTGCTTCTGCCATAATAATTGCATGCTTCTTCGCTTCTGCAATTTGGCGTTCTGCATTTACCACAACAATATCTTGCTCACGAATAATTCCCATATTCTTCGCTTCATAAGCTGAAGTTGCTACTTTAGCAGTTGCGATATTCATGAAATTATCACGCAAATGATTTACTTTTACATCATCTTTCAATGCAAATTCTGTTGCACGGCGCGCAAATTCTTTTGAACCTCCACCACCTGGGATCAGACCAACTCCAACCTCAACCAAACCAATGTAAGTTTCGGCAGCAGCTACAATTTTATCGGCATGCATCGACATTTCACAACCTCCACCAAGTGTCATTCCATGAGGAGCAACAACGACTGGAATAGATGAATAACGAACACGCATCATGGTATCTTGAAACATTTTGATTGCCATGTTCAACTCCCACCAATCTTGCTCAGCAGCCATCATCATAATCATTGCTAAATTAGCTCCAACAGAGAAATTGTCGCCTTGGTTACCAATCACAACTCCACGATAATCTTTTTCAGCTAACTCGATTCCTTTATTAATTCCTTGTAAAACTCCTCCTCCAAGAGAATTCATTTTAGAACGGAATTCGATATTAATGATACCATCACCTAAATCTTGAATTGAACATTCTTTGTTTGACCAAATTTCGTTGGTTTTT
This portion of the Empedobacter stercoris genome encodes:
- a CDS encoding M28 family peptidase; this translates as MKYIFLPYFVLLASITLNAQEVNTYYQSIVDQVKYDSVQQKLQKFQDFGIKTVGSSAHDYTFSWLKSYYAKYGYTQIEQQSVNVFGNVGYNLIVTKMGKKYPDEFIIIDGHYDTLNGPGANDNGSGTVTLLEIARLIKDIDTDYSIKFIHFTGEERGLIGSQTYVNQIAVPQNLYIKAVLNIDEVGGVANKVNSTIVCEQDESNPTSNNAASSDLTNQMANIFPLYTTLKTEISNAYSSDYMPFQAVGYPITGLFEKNETPYAHTAQDIIANLDLNYLTEVAKGALATLLHFSQAQEKLTTTDHTISTLQVYPNPVKSNLHFSQILKQPTISIYNETGIQVYEKKFQTTVSQINLEHLTSGVYFVKINSNQHSFKILKK
- a CDS encoding SIR2 family NAD-dependent protein deacylase, translating into MKKKLVVLTGAGISAESGLSTFRDANGLWENHDIMEVASIDGYLRNPKLVQDFYNQRRKQLFEVEPNAAHFFLKELEQDFDVSIITQNVDDLHERAGSSKVIHLHGELRKARSEKNEKLIVDWNNEIKLGDLAEDGNQLRPHIVWFGEMVPEIENAIDEVLTADILMIIGTSMQVYPAASLKDYAKPNVPIIYLDPSDSYTDSSIIHIKKKATESLDDLKTILNKF
- a CDS encoding acyl-CoA dehydrogenase family protein — translated: MSTNPNRLIGGQYLIKDASFNDIFTYEDLSEEQQMILQSAKEFIDKEVVPNKHKIEKKDYALIEELMRKIGELGLLGISVPEEYGGMGMGFVTTMLVCDYISGATGSLATAFGAHTGIGTMPITLYGTEEQKQKYLPKLATGEWFASYCLTEPEAGSDANSGKTKAVLSEDGKEYIITGQKMWITNAGFADLFIVFARIDEDKNITAFIVEKDKAGAGFSLGEEEDKLGIVSSSTRQVFFNEVRVPVENLLGERNGGFKIAMNALNVGRIKLGAACLDAQRRILDYSLQYAAERKQFNTSINTFGAIKEKLADMAVSAFTSEAGAYRAAKDVEDAIEDNIAKGMPHNEAELKGIEEYAIEASILKVWISDAAQVSADQGIQIYGGMGYSKEMPMEAAWRDARISRIYEGTNEINTLLCISMLVKRAFKGKLDLMSPAMNVANELMSIPSFDVPDYSELFAQEKEIISNLKKAFFMVAGSALQKFGAELEQHQQLIIAASRIMQEIYMVESAMLRAEKIANTKGADAAKNAEKLVQLQLFKSVEIIKSEATRGIISFTEGDEQRMMLSGLRRFTRYNEYPNIVNLKTEIADLLIKENKYTF
- a CDS encoding acetyl-CoA C-acyltransferase — encoded protein: MKQAYIVTGYRTAVGKAPKGTLRFTRPDEMAATVIKRLMQDYPTLDPARIDDLIVGCAMPEAEQGLNMARLISLMGLDTDKVPGVTVNRYCASGSEAIALAAAKIRTGMAECIIAGGAESMSYIPMGGYKPIPETALAKDHPDYYWGMGLTAEEVAKEFKVSREDQDLFAFNSHQKALKANAEGKFTSQIVPIGVEYNFLDDKEKVQTKKIDFKVDEGPRADTSIEGLAKLRPVFAQGGSVTAGNSSQMSDGAAFVMVMSEDMVKELGLEPVARLMAYSTVGLAPRIMGMGPMFAIPKALEQAGLKQEDIQLIELNEAFASQSVAIMRELNLNPDIVNVNGGAIALGHPLGCSGTKLTVQLLHEMEARKAKYGMVTMCVGTGQGAASIFEYLK
- a CDS encoding four helix bundle protein, whose product is MNNYKDLLVWQKSIDYTIYVYSILKSFPKEEIYSLTSQIKRSLISIPSNIAEGAGRNSKKEFNQFLSIALASSFELETQLIIALKLNYIENDECLKELNHIQNMIAKLKKSLNT